From a region of the Cyprinus carpio isolate SPL01 chromosome B21, ASM1834038v1, whole genome shotgun sequence genome:
- the LOC109045376 gene encoding trafficking regulator of GLUT4 1-like, whose amino-acid sequence MDINTDAPHATGALGERAALQSTDFGDTQKLLDISDKELKRELNHSPSDSRLVKCLEAEQNDEQTVVNVAAEPCSLSRVSFSRASSPTPAEREPCSFMWVAVVSCFCPAVPINLFALYFAHMSRSMIQAKDYDGARRLGRLSLLLSIVSIVVGLAIVLYLLLTEY is encoded by the exons ATGGATATTAATACGGACGCCCCTCACGCGACAGGTGCCCTGGGCGAGAGAGCCGCGCTGCAGTCCACCGATTTTGGAGATACTCAGAAACTTCTTGACATCTCAGACAAAGAGCTGAAAAGAGAATTAAACCACTCGCCCTCTGATTCACGCCTCGTGAAGTGTCTTGAAGCGGAACAAAATGATGAACAGACTGTGGTTAACGTTGCCGCGGAGCCCTGCTCTCTGTCGCGGGTCAGCTTCAGCCGCGCGTCGTCGCCCACGCCCGCGGAACGCGAGCCCTGCAGCTTCATGTGGGTGGCCGTGGTCTCCTGCTTCTGCCCGGCCGTTCCGATAAACCTGTTCGCGCTTTATTTCGCGCATATG TCTCGGTCCATGATACAAGCAAAAGATTATGATGGGGCCAGAAGACTTGGGCGACTATCTTTGTTGCTTAGTATCGTTTCCATTGTTGTGGGTCTGGCTATAGTCCTTTATCTGTTGTTAACAG AGTATTAG
- the cb21h17orf97 gene encoding protein LIAT1, producing the protein MASFRDRRIKGASQTTNMREDISVKKEFHVPPLTATMKESKKKRKDTTKEKKKSRNGINQARDSEKLQTEQWINGEMSDAQCNAQAKERKNSKSKNPKDVSEVVPAEEDKSDLTDLEQDSLRWEGALEDPTAEAQRLEVYRANRHKRYMASRQAFLQNIQTGLSIDSNSSKLNTRNKSGVLT; encoded by the exons ATGGCATCGTTTAGAGACAGACGGATTAAAGGCGCCTCTCAAACAACGAACATGCGCGAGgatatttcagttaaaaaagaGTTTCACGTTCCACCTTTGACTGCCACAATGAAAGAgagcaaaaagaaaaggaaagacacaacaaaagagaaaaagaaatcgAGGAATGGCATTAACCAGGCAAGGGATTCAG AGAAACTCCAGACAGAACAGTGGATCAACGGAGAGATGAGTGATGCTCAGTGCAATGCTCAGGCCAAAGAACGTAAGAACAGCAAATCCAAAAATCCCAAGGATGTATCAGAAGTGGTTCCAGCAGAGGAGGACAAATCTGATTTGACTGATCTCGAACAGGACAGCTTGAGGTGGGAAGGAGCTCTTGAAGACCCCACTGCAGAGGCCCAACGGTTGGAGGTCTACAGAGCCAACCGCCATAAACGTTATATGGCATCAAGACAGGCTTTTCTACAAAATATTCAGACTGGTCTAAGCATAGACTCAAACTCTTCAAAACTAAATACACGAAACAAGTCTGGAGTTTTAACATGA
- the LOC109045624 gene encoding apoptosis-inducing factor 3-like, translated as MSELQAGLVAGLEPVEEVTDVVCDEAKLKDGEMMEVEVGDHNVLLVRCDGVYSAISNQCTHYGAPLSKGVLSGHRVRCPWHGSCFNVKTGDLEEYPGIDCLPCHKVKVKNNKVYVSVKKRIQGQPKRIKWMGARDQVVLHTVMLLGGGAASLMCAETLRQENYGGRIIMVSRDDLLPYDKTRLSKIMNAESESLLMRKIEFFHKYDIEVWLKKEALSIDTNKKTVTFDDGLIQCYDQILIATGCRAKSLDCPGVDLENVLMLETPEDARCIHYACVGCRTVVVGTSFVGMEVAAYMIDMASSITIIGSSELPYQKTLGPELGKVTMMMLEERGVRFYMNDAVAEVQGQNRRVKAVKLKSGITIEADLLIAGIGVNPNSEFLKGSPIRMDSKNYVIVDKYMRTNITDVYCAGDLTSFPLKMAKGQNVSIGHWQTAQAHGRIAALNMLRREVELNIVPFYWTVLLGRTIRYAGYGEGYTEMVLKGRFENMKFLALYLKDDEVVAAAGLNVEPAVSVVAERLAEGRVITKAEAESDDLSWLKLQPM; from the exons ATGTCTGAGTTACAAGCAG GTTTAGTGGCTGGTTTGGAACCAGTGGAAGAGGTCACAGATGTCGTATGTGATGAGGCAAAACTCAAAGATGGAGA AATGATGGAGGTGGAGGTCGGTGACCACAATGTTCTGCTGGTACGCTGTGATGGGGTGTACAGTGCCATCAGTAACCAGTGCACACACTATGGTGCGCCACTGAGCAAAG GGGTGCTGTCGGGTCACAGGGTCCGCTGTCCCTGGCATGGTTCCTGTTTCAATGTGAAGACCGGTGACTTGGAGGAGTATCCTGGAATTGACTGTTTGCCCTGCCACAAG GTGAAAGTCAAAAACAACAAAGTTTATGTGTCTGTTAAGAAAAGG ATCCAGGGTCAACCTAAACGTATTAAATGGATGGGAGCCAGAGATCAAGTGGTGTTACATACTGTCATGCTCCTTGGAGGAG GCGCAGCCTCTTTAATGTGTGCTGAGACACTACGGCAAGAAAACTACGGCGGCAGGATTATCATGGTATCTAGAGACGACCTCCTTCCATACGACAAAACCAGACTCAGCAAG ATAATGAATGCTGAGAGCGAAAGTCTCCTAATGAGAAAAATTGAGTTTTTCCACAAGTATGATATTGAGGTCTGGCTGAAAAAAGAG GCTTTATCAATAGATACTAACAAGAAAACAGTGACATTTGATGATGGCTTAATCCAGTGCTATGACCAAATCCTTATTGCAACAGGATGCAG AGCAAAAAGCCTAGACTGCCCTGGTGTGGACCTGGAAAATGTGCTAATGCTGGAAACACCAGAGGATGCTCGGTGCATCCACTACGCCTGCGTGGGCTGCAGGACAGTCGTTGTGGGCACTTCCTTtgttg GGATGGAAGTGGCCGCCTATATGATAGATATGGCCAGTAGTATCACGATCATTGGAAGCAGTGAACTCCCTTATCAGAAGACTCTTGGCCCAGAGTTAGGAAAGGTCACCATGATG ATGCTGGAAGAGAGAGGAGTGAGGTTCTACATGAATGATGCCGTCGCAGAGGTTCAAGGACAAAATAGGAGG GTTAAGGCTGTGAAATTGAAGAGCGGTATCACTATAGAAGCCGATTTGTTAATCGCTGGAATTG GTGTCAATCCCAATTCAGAGTTTTTGAAAGGGAGTCCAATAAGGATGGACTCTAAGAACTATGTAATTGTGGATAAG TACATGAGGACCAACATAACAGACGTCTACTGTGCAGGAGATCTGACCTCCTTTCCTCTCAAAATGGCAAAAGGCCAGAATGTGAGCATCGGCCACTGGCAGACAGCGCAGGCACATG GAAGGATTGCGGCCTTAAACATGTTGCGCAGGGAGGTGGAGCTAAACATAGTGCCATTCTATTGGACCGTCCTGCTGGGGAGAACTATTCGATATGCTG GTTACGGGGAGGGATACACTGAGATGGTGCTGAAAGGGAGATTTGAGAACATGAAGTTTTTGGCACTTTACCTCAA GGATGATGAGGTGGTGGCTGCAGCAGGACTGAATGTTGAACCGGCTGTCTCTGTGGTGGCAGAAAGGTTGGCGGAAGGAAGAGTGATAACAAAAGCCGAAGCAGA gtcAGATGACCTTAGCTGGCTGAAGCTGCAGCCCATGTGA
- the si:ch211-274p24.4 gene encoding coiled-coil domain-containing protein 92, producing MDRSTFSQQVESVERNVAFLQQEHRILLSGLRLEIRNLKKRCNELSCELSERPPVKSQEDIELEEELLQARLLETEQHLAEQESMLVELRAELRKKGALASALQARLRDEERRFLEELKRRSHKITTLSRDLRKQTDLAAQLSFQLHSAQFRLYHQTEDYEEEDEEEEDEGGTMQESEWTANSPWTSPVTVESPRQSRASGRVRRSERVRECVPRERVLGPEEARPMPDPALFLYPFRHRLLPLHRSLGGHWREGGLSRMPEARIGRFRDRPLREDIGPETTEL from the exons ATGGATAGATCCACATTTAGCCAACAGGTGGAGAGCGTTGAGCGTAATGTAGCATTTTTGCAGCAGGAACACCGGATCCTCCTTAGCGGTTTACGGCTAGAGATCCGCAACCTGAAGAAACGATGCAATG AGTTGAGTTGTGAACTAAGTGAAAGACCACCAGTAAAAAGCCAAGAAG ATATCGAACTGGAGGAAGAGCTTCTGCAGGCACGATTACTGGAGACAGAGCAGCATCTGGCTGAGCAGGAAAGCATGCTGGTGGAGCTGCGGGCGGAGCTACGGAAAAAGGGGGCACTTGCTAGCGCACTGCAGGCTCGACTTCGAGATGAAGAGCGGCGATTCCTGGAGGAGCTAAAACGACGCAGTCATAAGATTACAACATTGAGTCGTGACCTCCGCAAGCAGACTGACCTGGCCGCTCAGCTCTCCTTCCAACTGCATTCAGCACAGTTTCGATTGTATCACCAGACAGAAGACTACGAggaagaggatgaagaagaagagGATGAAGGAGGCACCATGCAG GAATCAGAATGGACTGCAAATTCTCCATGGACATCTCCAGTAACGGTGGAAAGTCCACGCCAAAGCCGAGCTTCAGGAAGGGTGCGGAGATCAGAAAGAGTGAGGGAATGCGTGCCCCGCGAAAGGGTGCTTGGGCCCGAAGAGGCGCGCCCCATGCCTGACCCCGCCCTTTTCCTTTATCCTTTCAGACATAGGCTCCTCCCCTTGCACAGGTCACTTGGAGGTCACTGGAGAGAAGGTGGCCTTTCAAGGATGCCAGAAGCTCGAATAGGTAGATTCAGAGACCGACCACTGAGGGAGGACATTGGACCAGAGACAACTGAATTATAA